The Actinoplanes sp. N902-109 genomic interval CGCCTCGCTGGACTGCCTGCTGCACCTGGCCCGGCGGGTCGGCCCGGCCCGCATCGCGATCGTTCTGACCGAGTTGCGCCGGCTCACCCCGGCTCACTCGCGCTTCCAGTCCGAGCTGCTCAGCCTGCGGTACCACCACGAGATCGGGTTGCAGCCGCTCACCGCGGAGCACACCGCCGACCTGGCCCGCGTCGGCCTCGGTGCCGAGGTCGACGACGACGTGCTCACCGAGCTCTACGAGGCGACCGGCGGCAACCCGAGTCTGTGCTGCGGCCTGATCAGGGACGTGCGGCAGGACTGGGAGGCCGGGGTCACCGGTATCCACGTCGGCCGGGCGTACCGGCTGGCCTATCTCAGTTCGCTCTACCGCTGCGGCCCGGCGGCGCTGCGGACCGCCCGCGCGGCCGCGGTGCTGGGCGACAGCGCCGACGCCTGCCTGATCCGCCGGGTCAGCGGCCTCGGTACGGAGGCCGTGGGCCAGGCGATCCAGCAGCTCACCGAGGGCGGCCTGCTGCGTGACCAGCAGTTCCCGCACCCGGCGGCCCGCTCGGTCGTGCTCGACGACATGTCCGCGCAGGAACGCCACGCGATGTATCGCAGCGCCCGGGAGGCAGCCGCCGAAGGTCAGGCCGACCCCGGCACCCCGGGCGAGCCGCGGGCGGCTACGGCGTACGCCGGGTGTGGTGAGCAAGCCGGTGACTACCCGGAGCCGGCCGGCCGGGCCTGCGTGGACGGTGCCGGTCCGGCCGAGTACTGCGGCGACCCGCACGGCGCCGACGACGACCCGGACGAGCTGGTCGCCGCGCTGGGCGGGCTGCTGCCGAGCCGGCTCGTGGCGATGAAGATCCGGCGCCTGGCGGTGGCCGGGCGCCCCGGGGCGGCTGCCGAGCTGCTGACCTCGCAGCGGTTGCACGCGGTGACCAGCGAGGACCGGGCCAGCCTGCGGGCCGCCGAGGTGGCGCTCGCCACGCTGTGGCCGGGTGCGACCGGCCCGGACCGGCATCCGCTCACGGAGCAGGAGGCGGCGAGCCTGCCGGAGGGTCCGCGCCTGCTCGCTGCCGCCGACGATGCCGTCGGGGCCGCCCTGCGCGGTCGCGCCGAGTACGCCGCGGCCGAGGCGGAGAACGTCCTGCGGCACGCCGATCCGGCAGCCGGTGGTGACGCCTACGCCGCCATGATCGCCCTGCTGTACACGGAGCACCCCGAGAACGTGCTGTTCTGGGCCGACAAGCTCGACGCGGGCCGCCCCGACGAGGAGACCAGTTATCCCGGGCTGCGGGCCGAGACCGCGGTGCGGCTCGGTGACCTGGAAACGGCGATGGAGCTGGGCCGCACGGTGCTGGACCAGCGGCGGCTGCCGTCCCTGGGTGTCGCCGCGGGCCTGCTCCTGGGCGGCGCGGTGACGGCCGCCATCCGGCTCGGCGACCTCGACCGGGCGGAGAAGTGGCTCGCCGAGCCGATCCCCGACGCCATCCGTACCAGCCTCTACGGCCTGCACGTGCTGGCCGCGCGGGGCCGGCTCGACCTGGCCGCGGGCCGCTACGAGGCGGCGTACACGGCGTTCCGGCTGTGTGGCGAGCGGATGGCAGGCTGGGATGCCGATGTCTCCGGGCTGGCGCTGTGGCGCGTCGACGCCGCCGAGGCCCTGCTGTCCGCGGGCATCCGCCCGGACGAGGGCCGCAAGCTCATCGACGACCAGCTCACCCGTGAGATGGGGGCCCGCTCCCGGGCGCTGACGCTGCGGGCGCAAGCGGCGTACAGCCTGCCGGTGCACCGGGTGGGCCTGCTCGACGAGGCGGCCGGCCTGCTGCTCGCCTGCCATGACGGGTACGAGCGGGCGCGGGTGCTCGCGGACCTGGGGGAGACCCTGCGCACGCTGCGGCACACCGACGCGGCCCAGCGGGTGCTCCGGCAGGCCGAGCAGGCGGCCGCGCGGTGCGGGTCGGTCCCGCTGCTGCGGCGGCTCGGGGCCGAACCCGTACGCATCGGCACCCGGCGTGGTGAACCCGGCCTGCCGCAGCGGATCAGGCTGCTGACCGATGCCGAGCGGCGGGTTGCCGCGATGGCCGCCGCCGGGCAGACCAACCGGGAGATCGCCGGTCGGCTCTTCGTCACGGCCAGCACGGTGGAGCAGCACCTGACCAGCGTCTTCCGCAAGCTGGGCGTCAAGGGCCGCCGGTTCCTGCCGACCGAGCTCGCCCAAGCCGTCTGACCCGCGACCCGGCTGCCGAGCAGAGCGAGGCTCGGCAGCCGGGCGGGCGGGTTCAGGCGTCGGCGCGGCGGGCGGAGACCTGGTAGATGTCGGTGTCGGCGAACAGCGGCTCCTGCTCGGTGAGCACTGTCAGACCGTGCTTGCGCAGCAGGGTCAGCACCTCGTCGAGGGCGCCGCCGACATCGTGCACCTCGGTGACGACCTGGCGGATGCGCGGCCAGTCGGCCTCGTCGATGCCGGCCAGCACCTGCCGCTCGCTCTTCTCCACGTCGATCTTGAGCAGGCCGATCGTGGTGATGCCCCGCTCGGCGATGACGTCGGAGAGGCGGACGACCGGGGTGTCGATGACCTGACTGGTGTCCGGCAGTTCGGCCAGCATCAGGTCGGCGGCCTCGGCGCTGTAGCCGCCGTTGATGGCCAGCCGGCGCAGCAGCTGGTTGCGGGCCTCCGGATCCGGGTGGAAGCCCGACATCATGGTGGTGTCCGAGTAGAAGGTCATCGTGCTGGTGCCCGCCACGTCACCGACCGCGCACTGCTCGAACCGCCCGGAGATGCCGTGCCGCTCGGCGTTGGCCTGCAACGCCGCGAACGGCACCGGCGCGGGTTCGAAGGCGTGCACCGTGACCCCGGGGCGCTCCAGATGCGCGAACAGCGAGAACATGCCGATGTTGGCCCCGACGTCGAACACCACGTCGCCGTCCCGCAGCTCGACGCCCCGCTGCAGGTAGCAGCGTTCGGCGAAGATTTCCTGGTAGAGGAACTGGGCTTCGCCGGCGTTGACGTGCGCGACGGTCCGGCCGTTCGGCAGCCGGAGCGTCTGCGGGGCAGCGCTCACTGCTCGCCCCACGTGACCCGCAGCTCAGCCGGGCTGAACAGCGCGACACTGTCGTTCATCGGGACCTCGCCGGCCAGCCGCACATCGGGGAAGCGGGCGAACAGGCGGGTGACAGCGACCCTGATGAGCATGCGGGCGAGGTGCTGGCCCGGGCACTTGTGGATGCCGTACCCGAAGGCGAAGTTGCTCTCCGGCTCGCGGGTGATGTCGAAGGTGTCGGGGTCGGCGAACACCTCCGGGTCCCGGTTGGCGGTCGAGTAGAGCGGGGCGATGTTGTCGCCGGCGTTGATGGTCAAGCCGTTGATCTCGACATCCTCGACGGCGACCCGCGGGATGCCGAGCTGGTTGATCGGCAGGTAGCGCAGCAGCTCCTCCACCGCGCCGTCGATCAGTTCCGGGTCCTCCCGCAGCTTCGCCCGCTGCTCCGGGTGGGCGAGCAGCGCGTACATGCAGTACGCCAGCATCTGCTGCACCGTGTCGTGCCCGGCGAACAGCAGGGTGGCGAACACCCCGGTCGCCTCGTCGTCGCTGAGCGCCTCGCCGTCCTCGCCGCTCTCGGCCAGCCGGTGCAGCAGCTTGTCCCCGGGTTGTTCGCGCTTGACCCGGACCAGCTCCATCGCGTCCCCGAAGAAGTCCTCGGTGCGCTGCATGATGTCGTCGAGGTCGGCGCCGCCCTCGATGCGGCGCATGCTGGCCTCGATGGCGCTGCCCTCGGCCACGCTCAGCCCGTAGAGGTCGTCGATGGCCAGCGACGGCAGCCGGCGGGCATAGCCGGGGAGCAGGTCGGCGCCGGGGCCCTGGGCCTCGATGTCGTCCAGGCAGGCGTCGGCCGTCCGGATGACGAACTCCTCCTGCTTGCGGGCCGCCCGCAGGGTGAAGTCGCGGGCGATCTTCTGCCGGTAGCGGGTGTGCTCGGGCGCGTCCATCCCGGAGAACCAGCCGGCCCGTTTGGGGCCCATCATCCCGGAGGCCGCCGCCGAGCTGAACCGCGGGTCGTTGGTGACCAGCTTGACCTGCTCGGCCCCGGCCACCAGCCATTGCTTGATGCCGAACAGCTCCTGGGTGCCGGCCGTGCCGCTGGTCAGGATCGCGCGGTGCTCGTCCTTGACGGCGAACGGGCAGCGCCCGGCGGGCGTTTCGCTCTCGGTGCTCAAAGAAGTGTCCTTCCAGGTCGGGCGGGGAACGGCTACTCGACGAGGCCCTCGATCTCGACCAGCAGATCGGTGCGCGCGATGTCGGTGTGCAGGACGGCGAAGGTCGCCTCGCGGGACAGCCGGTCGGCGCAGATGCGGCGTACGGTCTCGACGTCCTCGCGGTGGCGCACGTAGACCTTGAGATGGTCGACCTCGGCGAGGGTGTGCCCCCGGTCGAGCCCGTGCCGGGCGAGGTTCTCCGCGCCGATGACCCGGCCGATGTTCGCCAGCGCCACCTCGCACTGCCGGGCGACGTCGCCGTGGTGCACCGTCTCGTGACCGAGGATCCCCGCCGTGGCCGACACGAAGAGCCGTCCCCGGCCGCCTCCGCCGGGCGGGGCGAGCCAGGTCGCCCGGGCGAAGACCGGCGGGCGCGGGCCGTACCGCGCCGGATACCGGTGGGCGGTGAGCACCGCGGGATTCTCGATGTTGACCCGATCGCCGCCCCGCGCCGCGAGGAAACAGCACGTGATGCCCCCGCTGTGCGCACCGATCCCGGTGGCCGCCGGCATCGACGCCGGCTCGACCCCACGCGCGTCGAGTGCCTCGGCACGGCCCACGCAGAAGTCCCGGTAGACCTCCAGCCCGTCGGCGTTGGCCGCGTTGATGCCGCTGACGTAGTTCCAGGTGCGGGCCAGGTGTGGGTAGCCGAGCCCGGCGGTCAGGTCGAAGAGCGCGGTGTACGCGGTTGTCGTGGCCGCCGCGTACCGGTCGCCCTCGGGCACCTGGACGATGCCGAAGAGATAGTCCTCGGTACGGGCCCAGGCGATCCCGCCGTGCCGGCCCGACTCGATGCGCTCCTGCGCCCGCCACACCTCGGCGAACGACTCGTCGTCGCGGGTCGTCGTGTGCACGGTGGCACGGGGATATCCGTCGTCCGGCGACACCTCGGCGGGGCCGGCCCGGTGGTCGACGACGCCGATCAGCGTCTCGTCCGCCTCGAGATCGGACGAACCCACCTTCTCGAAGCGACAGTACGGTGCCGTGATCGACGTGACCAACCGCTCCACCCTTCCTGCGTTCCTGCGGGCGCGTACGAGGACCGAACCTACGTGCGTTCCCGCCCGGCAAACCCCCTACCGGCACCGGGCCAGGGGGATCTTTAGGGGGTCGGGCGCGGCTGGGCGACTGCTAGCGTCTGACTCGCAAGGGGCGTCGCGGGCACTTCGATCGTGAAAGAGAAGTGACTCATGCAGACGAAGATTCTTTGCCAGCGCGACATCAAGCGGATCCTCTCGGTGGTCGGCCGCGACGTCATGATGGATCTGCTGATCAAGGAGCTGCAAAGGGGCTTCGCCCGGCTGGGCCGCGCCGAGATCGACGAGCCGCCGCCGCGCACCGGCTTCGCCCGCCGGGGCGAGGTGCCCGGCGTCATCGAGTTCATGCCGCACCGCGCGGCGGGCGCCGGCGTGACGATGAAGACGGTCAGCTACAGCCCGCAGAACTACGAGCGGTTCCGGCTCCCGACGATCGTCGGGACCGTGTCCCGGCTCGACGACGACAGCGGCAGCCTGGTCGCCCTGGCCGACGCCGGTGTCATCACCGCGATGCGCACGGGTGCGGTCGCGGCCGTCGCCACCCGGTTGCTCAGCATGCCGCACAGCTCGACGCTCGGCATCATCGGTGCCGGCGCCCAGGCTGTCACCCAGGCACACGGGCTCAGCCGGGTGTTGTCGCTCGAACGCATCCTGGTCAGCGACATCAGGCCCGAGCACGCGAGCTCGTTCGCCGAGCGGATCGGGTTTCTCGGGCTGCCCGTCGAGGTGACCGACGCGGCCACGGTGACGGCCACCTCCGACGTGCTGTGCACCGTCACGTCGGTGCCGGTCGGCGGCGGCCCGGTGCTGCCCGCCGCGCCGCGCCTGGGCCACCTGCACGTCAACGCGATCGGCGCGGACGAGCAGGGCAAGACCGAGCTGCCCCGGGCGCTGCTGGAGGACGCCTTCATCTGCGTCGACCACCCCGGGCAGGCCCGCACCGAGGGGGAGTTCCAGCAACTGCCCGACCGTGAGCTGGGCCCGTCGCTGGCCGACCTGTGCGCCGCGCCCGGCACCGCCGTGGCCCACCGGGCGGGCCTGAGCGTCTTCGACTCGACGGGCAGCGCGTTCGCCGACCACATCGCCTTCGACGTGCTGCTGGGACTGGCCGACGAGCTGGGTCTGGGCCGCAAGATGGCGATCGAGTCGACCCCCGAGGACGTGCTCGACCCGTACTCGCTGCAGTGGTGAGCGCTTGAGTCACGGTTGAGCCGTCCCGATCGGCCCCGTGGCACAGTGTGGCCATGCCGCAGCGCCCGAAGCTTGTCCTCGTCGGTCTGTTGTCCAAGTTTCCCTGGGTGTACGAGGCCGCTGAACGGGCCGGGATCGACCTGATCCTGGTGCCCCGGGGGGACGACTCGCCCGAGGCGGCACGGCGGGCCAGGGCGGTCGTGGAGCTGCTGCCGCTGGACATCGAAGGCGACCCGGACGGTGCGCTGGCCGCCCTGGCCGAACGTTACCGGCGGGAACCCTTCGGCGGCATCATGGCGGGCAACGAGGTGGCGGTCACCTTTGTGGCACGCGCCGCCGCTCAGCTGGGCCTGACCGGGCTCAGCGAGCAAGCCGCGGCAGTGGTGCGGGACAAGCGGAGCATGCGGCAGCACCTGCGCGAGGCCGGGCTCGCGGTGCCCGGCTTCGTGGTCGTCGAGGACCCGGACGGCTGGACCGACGCGCTGACACTGCGGTTCCCGGTCGTCGTCAAACCGGCGAACGGCCATTCCAGCTTCGGTGTGATCCGGGTCGACGACCGCGACGGGCTCGAGCAAGCGGTGACCCGTACGTGGAAGCTGGTGGAGAGCCATCTGGGCGGCTACGACGGGCTGGCCACCGAGGCCCGGGTGCTGGTCGAGGAATACCTGGACGGCCCCGAGCTCTCCGCCGAGTCGCTGGTGCACCGCGGCCAGGTCCGGGTCTGTGCGATCAGCTGGAAAGGCGAGCTGACCGGGCCGTACTTCGAGGAGACCGTGCTGCGGGCGCCGGCCCGGCTGCCGGCCGAGATCCTGGCCGCGATCGAGGCGGAGGTGGTCGGCGCCCACCGCGCCTTCGGGGCCACCGCGGGCACCACGCACACCGAGCTGCGGCTGGTCGGCGGGGTACGGCCGGTGGTGCTGGAGATGGCTGCCCGCATCGGCGGCGGCGGCAACATGCACTACCTCACCCACGTCAGCAGCGGGATCGACCTGGCTGCCGAGGCCATGCGCCTCTATCTCGGCCAGGAGCCGCTGTGCTGGCGCGCGGAGCCGGTGCCGTCCGGTCACGCGGGCTGCTATCTGGTGCCGATCGGCGCCGGTGGCCGGCTCAAGCGGATCCGCGGGCTGGACGAGGTGCGCCGGGACCCGCGGGTCGAGTACGTGGTGCAGACCGCCGCACCGGGCAGCGAGTTGCTGTCCTACCCGGACTGGTCCGGCAACCCGGCGGTCGTGCTCTCCCGCCACGGGTCGGACGCGGACACCAAGGCTTTTCACGACCACCTGGCTCGCACGCTGCGCGTGGAGTACGAGGACCAGGTCCGAGCAGACCCCGATCACATCCGAGGGGAAACACCATGACCGACACCACCAGCAGCACGCGGGCCACCGGACTGCCCCGTGACAGCGTGTCCACCTTCTCCGAGCAGGTCCGCCGGCAGGGCTTCGTCGTCATGCGCCGGCCGGAGCTGGCCGGGCTGATCGGCGCCGCCGACCTCGAGGAGGTACGCGGGGCCTTCGAGAACATGCCGCTGGACACCCAGGTCCACGGCGTGGACGTGGTGCGCGAGCGCCGGTACGGCCGGCTGCGCATCCGGGTCGACGGTGCGCACGTCAGCTTCGAGGTGCTGCCCAACGCGGTCTTCCGCCAGGACGCCATCCCGCTGTGGAAGGGCAAGGACCGGGTGTTCGCGCCGGTGGCCGAGGAGGTGCTGCTCAGCCCGGGGATGCGGGCCCTGGCCGGGTTCGACGCGCTGATGGCCACGGCACTCGACGGGCACACCGTCTGGCACGGCGGCGTCCACCTGGTCCGGGTCATCGCCCGGTCGGGGGCCGACGGCCTGCCCACCCCCGAGGGCCGGCACCGGGACGGCCACTCCTTCGTCGGTCTGCACCTGATGCGCCGCGAGGGCGTCGCCGGTGGCCTGTCGACCGTGCACCCCAACGACGGCAGCGACAAGGTGTCGACCACGCTGCTGGACCCGCTCGACTCCATGTTCATCGACGACAACGCGGTCACCCACGAGGTCTCGCCGATCGTTCCCGAGGGCGCCTACGGCGTACGGGACATGCTCATGGTCGACTTCAACCCGATGGACTGAACACCCGCTCACGTGCCACCCGGTTCCTTTGTGGAGCCGGGTGGTTCTGTTTGCGCGCAAGGGGTTCGGCTGTGACGACGGTCTATCTCCGGGCCGGATAATGCAGCAATTTTACTCAGGCAAGCGGGGCCTGCGCGTTGCCAAGATTGAGGCACCAGAGCAGGGAGCGGTGACGATGGATGCCGAGTTCTACACCCGGGTGGCCGATCGGTTCGGCGGCTATTTCAGCAATGCGCGGAGCACCGACATCTTCCCCGACGGCCGGCCGGACGACGCGTTCGACGAGCTGGTGAACGCGCTGGGAGCACCGGACGCCCGGCTGGTGGACATCGGCTGCGCCGACGGGCGCCGGCTGCTGGCCAACTCCCGCGCGTACGGCACCGCGATCGGGCTGGACCTGTCGCCGTCGATGCTCGACGTCGCCCGGAGGTACCGGGCCGACGCCGGCCTGGCCCACGTCACGTTCGAGCTGCGCGACGCCGCGCACACCGGCCTTCCCGACGGGTACGCCGACGTCCTCACCTCCCGGCGCGGCCCGTTGTTCGCCCGGGAGTTCGAACGGGTGGTCCGTCCCGGCGGCGCCGTGTTCTACATGGGCATCGGTGAACAGGACGCCCGCGAGCTGAAGGAGAGCATCGGCCGCGGCCAGGACTACGGCAGCTGGAACGGCACCCCGCTGGCGGAGCGGGCCGCCCACGAGCTGTCCGATGCCGGCTTCGTCGAGGTACGCAGCCAGGCGTTCCGGTTCGAGGAGTTCTACCACTCCCCGGCCGACCTGGACACGTTCCTGCAGCAGGTGCCGATCGTCGAGGACTACGACCCGGTCGCGGACCAGGCCGCGTTCGACCGCTACGTCGCCGCCGCGACCGGCGATCGAGGCATCCGGTTGAGCCGGCACTGGTTCATCGTGCGGGCGCAGAAGCTTTCCCACTGACAGGAAGGGGCGCCATGGAACAGGATCTGGTCGTCAACGAAGTCTTCGGTCCGACCGTCCAGGGCGAAGGCCGGTCCATGGGCCGCAGGTGCGCGTTCCTGCGGCTCGGCGGGTGCAACCTGTCGTGCACGTGGTGCGACACGCCGTACACCTGGGACTGGACCGGGGTCAGCGACAGCGGGGTGGCCCACGACCCGCGCCAGGAGCTGCACCGCCGTCCGGTCGCGGACGTGCTGGCCGAGCTGCTGGCCTTCGGAACCGACCTGATCGTGATCTCCGGCGGTGAGCCGCTGGGCCAGCAGGAGCGGCTTATCCCGCTGGTGCGGGCCCTGGTCGAGCACGGCAAGGAGATCGAGATCGAGACCAACGGCACGCATGCCGCGCACCCGGATCTCGTCGCCGCCGGCGTCCGGTTCAACGTGTCCCCGAAGCTGTCGCACTCGGGCGATCCCGAGCACCGCAGGATCGTCCCCGACGCGCTCGAGAACCTCGCCGCGCTGCCGGGGAGCACGTTCAAGTTCGTGTGCCGGGACACCCGCGACCTCGACGAGGTGTCCGGGCTCGTCAGCGCGTTCGAGCTCTCCTCGGTGTGGATCATGCCGATCGGGCGTACGGCCGACGACGTCACCAGGCACCTCAGTGCGCTGGCCGACGCGGTCGTGGAACGGGGCTGGAACCTGACAACCAGGCTGCACACCCTGGTGTGGGACGACAAACGGGCCGTGTGAGCGGCGCAGACCACAAGCAGAAGGGAAGTCGAAGCGGTGGGGTTTCGCATCACCAAGAAGTTCGAGTTCTCGGCCAGTCATCAGCTGTCCGGCCTCGCTCCCGACCACCAGTGCGCCCGGCTGCACGGGCACAACTACGTGATCGAGCTCGAACTGGGCGCCGACGAGACCGAACTGTCCCCGGTGGGGTTCGTCCGGGACTACGGCGAGCTCTCGCCGTTCAAGGTCTGGCTCGACGCCACCCTCGACCACCGGCACCTCAACGACGTGCTGACCGAGAACCCGACAGCCGAGAACATGGCCGCCTGGATCTACCGGACGTGGTCGAAGGAGTTCTCGGAACTGACCTGTGTCCGGGTCTCCGAGACGCCTAAGACCTGGGCCGAATACCGCCCGTGACACACCGATCCTCAAGCGTCAGACGAAAGGCACCCGCATGTCCGTGACGAAGCTCGACCTCACCGAAGACGCCCTGGTGACGACGGAGGACCCGCTGGTCGGGCTCGCCCGTCAGCTCCTGACGGAGATCGGCGAGGATCCGGATCGGGACGGCCTGCGCGACACGCCTGTCCGCTTCGCCCGGTGGTGGCGCGAGTTCATCAACTACGAGCCGGGTTCGGTCGGCACGCTGTTCGAATCGGTCGGCACGAGCCAGCTCGTCGTCGTGTCGGACATCCAGGTCTGGTCGCTGTGCGAGCACCACCTGCTGCCGTTCAACTGCGCCGTGACCATCGCCTACCGCCCGACCGGCCGCCTGCTCGGCCTGTCGAAGTTCGCCCGGGTGGCCCACCAGCACGCACACAAGCTGCAGGTCCAGGAGCGGCTCGTGAACCAGATCGCGCTCGACGTGGCCACCCTGACCGGTACGCCGGACGTCGCGGTCATCGCGAAGGGCGAGCACCTGTGCATGACGATGCGCGGCATCAAGGCCGCGGCGCAGATGACGTCGACGGCGTACCGCGGGGGTTTCAGCACCGATCCGGCGCTCAGGAGTGAGCTGTTCGACCTGCTCCGGGCGTGACGGCAACCCGATCCGACAGCGAAAGCAGGAAGCGATGATTGGCACCACCTCTTCGACGCCCGCGGAAGCAGTGCGGCTGCTCCCCGCCATCGACGCCGACCGGCTGCTGGCCGATTTGATGACCGCCCGCGACCACCTGTGGGACGAGCAGAGCTCGTACACCAACGGACGGGTGTCCCGGTGGGCCGAACAGGACTGGCGTTGCCTGTCGGTGCGCAGCCAGGGCGGGGACAAGTCGCGTACCGACCCGGGCGGCCCCGGCGGTGCGGAGTTCGCCGACACGGAATGGCTGGACCACATGCCGTACGTGCGGGAGCTGCTGGCGACCATTCCCGGGCCCTTGTACGCGGCCCGGTTCATGGACCTCGGCCCCGGCGTCGTCGGATACCCGCACAACGACCCCAAGTTCGCCCCCGACTGGGGCATGACCCGGCTGCACCTGCCGGTCATCACCCAGCCGGAGGCCACGCTCGACCTCGACGGTGTGATCCACCGCTGGCAGCCCGGCGAGTTCTGGTTCGGCGACTTCAGCCGCAAGCACCAGATCCAGAACCTCGGCACCGAACACCGGGTCCACCTGGTCGTCGACGTCCTGGTCACCCGGGAACTCGCCGCGCTGTTCCCGGCGGACTGGGCCGGCTACTTCGCCGGTCCGGAGGTGCTCTACAACCGTCCCGCCGTGGCCACGACCGCCGCGGAGCGACAGGCGGCGCGGTGCACCTTCGAAGCGCCGAAGCACCTGCTGCAGATCGAGGAGTTCGGGACGCTCACCGCGGACGAGCCGCGGGCGTCGTTCGAACTCGTCGACACCGGTACGCACCTGGCTGTCCGCTCGCCGGAGGACCACCTGTTCCCGCTGACGGCGCTCGGCGGCGGCGACTACCGCCTGGTCGGGTGGAGCGAGGAACGGACCCTGTCGACGCGGCTGGACGCGGCGCGGCCCGAGATCGAGCTGACCTACCGCAAGGGCGACCAGGCCGACCGGCTGGCCGTCCCGGCCGTACCGGCGGTGTGACCCGGATGCCGAAGACCATCGCAATCGTCTCCGGTGGCCTGGACTCGGTCACCATGGCCTACCACCTCAAGGACCGGGGCCACAAGCTGCACCTGCTGTCGGTGGACTACGGTCAGCGCCACCTCGTCGAGCACGAGTTCGCCGCCAAGGCCGCGCGGGTGCTCGGGGTGCCGCACGACGTCGCCGACCTCGGCGCGGTCGGCAAGCTGCTGGGCGGTTCCTCGCTGACCGACCCGGCCGTGGACGTGCCGGCGCGCAAGTCCGAGGAGATGACCGGCGGCAGCCCGAACGTCGTACCCAACCGCAACGCTCTGCTGTTGGCCGTCGCCTTCGCCGTGGCCGTCGCGGAACAGGCCCAGGCGGTGGCGATCGGGGTGATCGACGACGCGCAGGCCGCGCCCGACTGCACCCCCGAGTTCCTGGACTTCTTCCTCACCATGGAGAAGATCGCCACCCGCGGCTACGCACACCCGGACCTGACGCTGACGGCGCCCCTGGCCAAGCTGCGCAAGAGCGGTGTGGTCGCGCTCGGCGAGAAGCTGGGCGTCCCGTGGACCGACACGTGGACCTGCTTCCGTGGCACCACGCTGCACTGCGGACGGTGTGCCGCCTGCTGGGAGCGGCAGGAAGCCTTCCTGGAGGCCGGTGTGGCCGACCCGACGGACTACCAGACCAGTCACTCGAAGGAGCCAGCATGACCGTCACCTTCCCGGTGCTCGACCTGCGGGACGCCACCGGAACGCCCGAGTCCAAGGCGACGTTCCTGAACCAGCTGCGCGTCGCCATCCACGAGATCGGCTTCTTCCAGCTCATCGGGC includes:
- a CDS encoding ATP-grasp domain-containing protein, yielding MPQRPKLVLVGLLSKFPWVYEAAERAGIDLILVPRGDDSPEAARRARAVVELLPLDIEGDPDGALAALAERYRREPFGGIMAGNEVAVTFVARAAAQLGLTGLSEQAAAVVRDKRSMRQHLREAGLAVPGFVVVEDPDGWTDALTLRFPVVVKPANGHSSFGVIRVDDRDGLEQAVTRTWKLVESHLGGYDGLATEARVLVEEYLDGPELSAESLVHRGQVRVCAISWKGELTGPYFEETVLRAPARLPAEILAAIEAEVVGAHRAFGATAGTTHTELRLVGGVRPVVLEMAARIGGGGNMHYLTHVSSGIDLAAEAMRLYLGQEPLCWRAEPVPSGHAGCYLVPIGAGGRLKRIRGLDEVRRDPRVEYVVQTAAPGSELLSYPDWSGNPAVVLSRHGSDADTKAFHDHLARTLRVEYEDQVRADPDHIRGETP
- a CDS encoding FkbM family methyltransferase, with translation MSAAPQTLRLPNGRTVAHVNAGEAQFLYQEIFAERCYLQRGVELRDGDVVFDVGANIGMFSLFAHLERPGVTVHAFEPAPVPFAALQANAERHGISGRFEQCAVGDVAGTSTMTFYSDTTMMSGFHPDPEARNQLLRRLAINGGYSAEAADLMLAELPDTSQVIDTPVVRLSDVIAERGITTIGLLKIDVEKSERQVLAGIDEADWPRIRQVVTEVHDVGGALDEVLTLLRKHGLTVLTEQEPLFADTDIYQVSARRADA
- a CDS encoding AAA family ATPase, producing the protein MKRNDLVARDGELRWMQEILSQASEGRGAVVTITGAIACGKTVLLDAAAASQDVIQLRAVCSAEEQELPYAMVGQLLDNPVLAARVPALGNLAAAGERLLPGTENRIRRELTRTLLALADERPVLIGVDDMHHADPASLDCLLHLARRVGPARIAIVLTELRRLTPAHSRFQSELLSLRYHHEIGLQPLTAEHTADLARVGLGAEVDDDVLTELYEATGGNPSLCCGLIRDVRQDWEAGVTGIHVGRAYRLAYLSSLYRCGPAALRTARAAAVLGDSADACLIRRVSGLGTEAVGQAIQQLTEGGLLRDQQFPHPAARSVVLDDMSAQERHAMYRSAREAAAEGQADPGTPGEPRAATAYAGCGEQAGDYPEPAGRACVDGAGPAEYCGDPHGADDDPDELVAALGGLLPSRLVAMKIRRLAVAGRPGAAAELLTSQRLHAVTSEDRASLRAAEVALATLWPGATGPDRHPLTEQEAASLPEGPRLLAAADDAVGAALRGRAEYAAAEAENVLRHADPAAGGDAYAAMIALLYTEHPENVLFWADKLDAGRPDEETSYPGLRAETAVRLGDLETAMELGRTVLDQRRLPSLGVAAGLLLGGAVTAAIRLGDLDRAEKWLAEPIPDAIRTSLYGLHVLAARGRLDLAAGRYEAAYTAFRLCGERMAGWDADVSGLALWRVDAAEALLSAGIRPDEGRKLIDDQLTREMGARSRALTLRAQAAYSLPVHRVGLLDEAAGLLLACHDGYERARVLADLGETLRTLRHTDAAQRVLRQAEQAAARCGSVPLLRRLGAEPVRIGTRRGEPGLPQRIRLLTDAERRVAAMAAAGQTNREIAGRLFVTASTVEQHLTSVFRKLGVKGRRFLPTELAQAV
- a CDS encoding C9 hydroxylase cytochrome P450, producing the protein MSTESETPAGRCPFAVKDEHRAILTSGTAGTQELFGIKQWLVAGAEQVKLVTNDPRFSSAAASGMMGPKRAGWFSGMDAPEHTRYRQKIARDFTLRAARKQEEFVIRTADACLDDIEAQGPGADLLPGYARRLPSLAIDDLYGLSVAEGSAIEASMRRIEGGADLDDIMQRTEDFFGDAMELVRVKREQPGDKLLHRLAESGEDGEALSDDEATGVFATLLFAGHDTVQQMLAYCMYALLAHPEQRAKLREDPELIDGAVEELLRYLPINQLGIPRVAVEDVEINGLTINAGDNIAPLYSTANRDPEVFADPDTFDITREPESNFAFGYGIHKCPGQHLARMLIRVAVTRLFARFPDVRLAGEVPMNDSVALFSPAELRVTWGEQ
- a CDS encoding ornithine cyclodeaminase family protein, whose translation is MQTKILCQRDIKRILSVVGRDVMMDLLIKELQRGFARLGRAEIDEPPPRTGFARRGEVPGVIEFMPHRAAGAGVTMKTVSYSPQNYERFRLPTIVGTVSRLDDDSGSLVALADAGVITAMRTGAVAAVATRLLSMPHSSTLGIIGAGAQAVTQAHGLSRVLSLERILVSDIRPEHASSFAERIGFLGLPVEVTDAATVTATSDVLCTVTSVPVGGGPVLPAAPRLGHLHVNAIGADEQGKTELPRALLEDAFICVDHPGQARTEGEFQQLPDRELGPSLADLCAAPGTAVAHRAGLSVFDSTGSAFADHIAFDVLLGLADELGLGRKMAIESTPEDVLDPYSLQW
- a CDS encoding FkbO/Hyg5 family chorismatase — its product is MGSSDLEADETLIGVVDHRAGPAEVSPDDGYPRATVHTTTRDDESFAEVWRAQERIESGRHGGIAWARTEDYLFGIVQVPEGDRYAAATTTAYTALFDLTAGLGYPHLARTWNYVSGINAANADGLEVYRDFCVGRAEALDARGVEPASMPAATGIGAHSGGITCCFLAARGGDRVNIENPAVLTAHRYPARYGPRPPVFARATWLAPPGGGGRGRLFVSATAGILGHETVHHGDVARQCEVALANIGRVIGAENLARHGLDRGHTLAEVDHLKVYVRHREDVETVRRICADRLSREATFAVLHTDIARTDLLVEIEGLVE